The Hordeum vulgare subsp. vulgare chromosome 7H, MorexV3_pseudomolecules_assembly, whole genome shotgun sequence DNA window CGAATAGGCGTGCGTCGGCACATATGCACAACAAAAAGTGTCGACAATGTAAAACACAAGAATCAGTAGACTTCGACGTTCCATTGCTCCGACTTCTTCAGTTGCTTCCTGTAATCTATCCAGTCGATCCCTACCATCATCAAAACAACACGAAGTTCAGCACCATTCGCACTAAACAGCTCAAGTTATTGAatcaactaaaacaaaacaaaattcaGAAGAATGTATTGTTGCAGTACCTTCTTTTGCAGCCAGTGGCACCATGATCTCATCAATACCCTTCTCCATGCCCTTCAGCCCACACATGTACACATAGGTGTTGTCCTTCTTCAGGAGCTCCCACAGCTCATCCTTGTACTCCGCCATCCTTGTCTGGATGTACATCTTCTCTCCCGCCGCGTTGGTCTCCTCCCTGCTGATGGCGTAGTCCACCCGGAAGTTGTCCGGCGCCTTCGCCTTCATCTTCCCAAACTCCTGATGTTCACAAATGcagtgcaaccaaacaagataatGATCAATTGTCTGTCACAAGAAGTAAGGAAGTAGAACTTGTAGAGAAAAATCTCATGGAGACTACACGAGGCAATCTATGTTCTGACCTCTGGGTAGAGCAAAGAGCTGCTGGTCGGGACTCCCAAGAAGAGCCAAGCTAGGCCATTGAACTGCACAAGCACAAGGGTTTACACAAACATAATTGTTTGATTCAGCTTTCTTGTGAATACATACAAGGTCTTCAGTATCATGTGGGCAGGGAGTAGTAGACTGAACATCATCAGCACTACGTATTACCTTGTAGTCATCATACTTCTCGAAGAACATTTTCCACAGGAATGACCGGAACGGCGCGATACCCGTCCCTGTCGCAAGCTGCAAGCAATCGAGGACGATAAAATTTACTAGTCGGCTCGGTTTGTGATGGATGAATTGCTGAATCTTTTAACCATGGGGTTGAGGCTCACCATGATAATAGTAGCATTGGGGTCTTTAGGCATGAGCATCTCTTTGCCTACTGGCCCTGTTATGTTGACATCGGCGCCAGGCTTCAGGTCGCCTGCATTAGCATGGAAAATAATAAAACATGCCAGTGAGAATGAGATACTACTGAGTCGTAAAATAGCCATGATGAGGTCCGGTCTTAGTAAATGGTGATCCAATTGTAATTTATGGTTccgttcccaatatataaaatttATTAGCACAAGAAACAAATGTTGATGCTCTGCTAAGCCTGAACTGAACTGACTCTGAATTCTGATCTGTAACATATTATTTTTCAGAGAGAAGCACATGGGGTTGCAATAGCCATGATAAGGAGATGGAGACACTAGCGAGTAGCAAAATAGCCATGATATAATCCAGTGTTAGTAAATGGTGATGCAGATACTTATTAGCACAAGAAACAGATTATTAAACCTACTCTGGAAACTGAACACTGGCGATTTTCTTTCAGAGTGATGCAATGCAACAGAAGAACAGCAGTGGAGATAGTTAGTACTAACTGCCAAATCCATTGCAGAGGTAATTGTTTTGGATTGCACTGAAGAATAGCATAGAACAAATGATTTTAATTTTTAGAATAATTATTAACTCATCCTCATTTCTGAAGTGCAAAAAGCCTGAACCAAACTGAACACTGTGAAGTCTGAATAAATTTTTCAGATTGTTGAGAGCCGAACAATGCAGACTCCTCATCTCTGGGAATTGGGACTCACAGAGGAAATTGGAGCAGACGCCCTTGACGACCTCCCCCGCGTCGTTGGTGTAGACGAGGCGCTTGACGCACAGCGAGACCTGCAGCCAGATGGATTTCAGCCAGCGAGCAGAGCCAATTAATGGTGCGGCGGAACGGACGGATCGAGCAGGGTGATGGAGCGCGTACGGTTTTGGCGTCGCCGAAGTCGCCGAGGGCGCTGCTGGCGATGGAGTAGAGGCGGAGCTTGTGGGGCTTGCCGTTCTTGTCCTCGCCGTCGGCGACGACGCCGATGGACTGGCCCTCCTTGTAGGGCACGGCGCCCTCGGTGGAGAAGACCATGTGCCACGTCTCCCCGGGCGCGTCGTCGGCGGTGATCTTGGTGTTGAGCAGGCACTTGCCCACGTACGGCTCCTTGGGCCGGAACGTGTTGgtcaccaccccctcctcctgcttcttggaCACCTTCTTCTCCTTCACCGGCGCCGCGGCCGCAGCGTCGGTGGAGATGGCCTGCGCTCGGATGGCGAGCGCGCCGCGGCGGGAGACGACGGTTCTTGCGGCGGACGGGAAGCTGCAGTGGGAGTGCTGCGGCGCGCTGGAcggggacgtggaggtggtggtggcggcccgGAGGGAGACGGCCGCGGCCGTGACGGCGGCCATGGCTGACACCGCCGGGAAGGACGGTGGGTGGGGGTGAGTGTGGGTGGGGATCAAGGAAGGTGGCTGGACTCGGCTGCGGGTGGAAGGGATGGGAGGTTATGGGGGCGGGAGAGAAGAAGGTGGATAGAGTGGAGGGAGATGAGTGGAAGGCAGGGGAGGTGAGGATGAAGTGGTGCTCCTGGTTCTCTTTTTTTGGAGGGAAGAGAGCAACACAAACCAAAGGCCACccactcactcactcactcatTGACCCCACCCACCAAAACTATCTTCTCTCCATAAATCTAAAATCTCTGTCTCTCTCTAGGAGGAAGATTCATATGTCTATAGAATCCAACAAGTATCTGCCCTGCCTGGCTCAGCCTGCATTGCCCTGCCAAATTGCTTGTCATGGCCACAAAAAGTGTCGCCGGCCACCGTCGACACGGGGGCTTCCTCCTCTACCTCGCCTTTGGGGCACCAGCGTGGAGGCGGATCTCTCGACGCCGATGAGCTCCTGCCAACCCTCAAGCATAGTTTTCTGGTGTTAACAAGGATTCTATATGTGTTccgcagaagaagaaaaaagcaTTCTGTAGCGGAGGGAGCCCTGAAGTTTTCATAGTGCTCGCGTTGCCATGCCCATAAGTCGGCACGTGCTGAAATGTTCAAAGAAATCAAATTCAATGATTTGCGCAACATTCGCAAAAACTCGTAGATAATGTCATGGTGCCAGGACCCCTGTGCATGATACACGGCTTAGTTTCCACCACTATATACCACCAAAATATGAAAAAATGTTTACCTTTTGAAATAAATATTTATTATTTtcgaaagaaaacaaaaaataattgAAAAGTGGTAGAAACAACATGCTCGATACACTGCTCTCTCACTCGCTCCTAATCTGGACCGGCCCATTTGTTTTCCTCAGGAGCTACTTTTCGCCCGATACGAGATGTAAGTAGATCCTGCCTTTAGCTACTAGGCCGTCTCAGTACTTTAGCTTACGTGCAAAGTTTTTCTTCAGTTATGTTTTTGGTTTTTCACTATTTTGCATCTGTTTTATTTTGGTTTTCTTTGGTTGTCCTATTTCCTATTATTTCTCTTCTTTTCtgaggttttccttttttttcttcgttTCCACTGGTGTTTTTCTTTACTTTTTCAAAATATCTATTTTTATAGAAATTGTTaatttctttgtgtgtatcagtaACATTGTTTTATACATGTTTAATATTTTTCTAAAGACATTATTagcatattttcaaacatgtattTTGATGTCTACTTTTTCCAAATATATTGTAATCTTTTCTATACCACTAAAACATTTATACATGTCTTATTTTTTTAAAATACACTATTACAATCTTTTCAAGTACATGTTCTTAAACATTTTGAGAATATATGTTAAAAGCTCTAATGCATGTCAAATAAATCAAAGAAACAAGAAAACATTCTTTGAACGATAAGAAACGTCTTTAAAACTATGCTGACGGTCGCCACAGGAGCTGCAACTCTGTTGCACGGCCGAAACCGGCAACGAGGATGGCCGGCGAGGGGCTGAGGCGACAATTAGGATGGTGGACGAGGCCGGCCGGCAAAGGCAGCGAGCAGAGATGAGGATGGCCGGCGAGGGGCTGGGACCAACAATTAGGATGGCCGATGAGGACGGCCGGCAAAGGCAGCAAGCAGAGATGAGGACGGCAGGCGAAGGGCGGCGACGGGAGAATGCGTATGGCCGGCGAGAACAAAAGGGACTATGAGATCGATGCATATCGATTTCCTAGTGTAAAAGTGCTGCGTTGACAAAGACGAGGGACATCGGACGGTTCCCAGCAAGCAACCAAATCAGACGGCTGCGGGCTGACCGACCCAAATTTGGCCCGATGGGCCGGCGCCTAGCAACCGCCATAGATAAATAGATATACCCCAGCCGGACGGGGAAGCCCAACCAACGCCGCAAAAACCAAAGCTCCCATCTTTTCCCCTtccgtctccgtctccgtctccgtcGCCTCGTCTTCTCCGCGATCCCCAATCCCTCGATCCCCGATCCGCCCGCCCCCAGCCCGGATCCAGGCGATGGCGGCCGCGGGAGACGCCGGCGAGAAGAGGATGGTCACGCTCAAGAGCTCGGACGGGGAGGAATTCGAGGTGGAGGAGGCGGTCGCCGTCGAGTCGCAGACCATCCGCCACCTGATCGAGGACGACTGCGCCGACAACGGCATCCCGCTCCCCAACGTCAACTCCAAGATCCTCTCCAAGGTCATCGAGTACTGCAACAAGCACGTCCAGGCCAAGCCCGCCGACGCCGCCGGACCTGGTGCGTCCGATGCGCCGCCCCCCGCCGATGACCTCAAGAACTGGGACGCTGAGTTCGTCAAGGTCGACCAGGCCACCCTCTTCGACCTCATCCTGGTATGCTCTAGATCTCCTCTTTCCTGATGCTCTTCTCCTTCCTTCTGCTCTTCTCCTGTTTCCAGGTCTTCCTACTCTGCAATCTAGAGATTAGTTAGATCAATATCGATGCACACAGGGACCGTTCCATGTTCTTGTGGTAACCTTGGAATAATTGATTGTCAATTTTCTCTGTGATTAACTTGTGGAAACATTATGTGGGTGCCAGTTAATTGCAACTTTATGTGAGTGCTAGAATGCCAAGTTTCTCTGTGATTAACTTGTGGAAACATCAGACCACACAGAGCAGTAATACATGGTCTTTATCATTATTATGCATTTTTGTTTAGTACTCCGTATCTAGCATTGGTTTAGTGTTAATTGTGCCTTGTACACAGCGATGCAAAATTACATGATTAATTTTGCTTTGTTCCGTCTTTGTttcaaactttgtatgcatgtcttTATTATCTTGTCTAATCTACTGGATGCATGCTGGCTATGAATGCCTTCTTCTATCTAGCTGAGTTGCTTGCCTGTGGTGTACCGTCAACATTATGTACATTACATAGTTGTAGCTAAATTACCACATATTATGCCTGTTCTTGTGGCAAAGCGATTGTTGCCcactgtaaaattctgagcttttcCGCAGGTGTTCAGTAGCGTCGCTTTGAACTTGTTTTTTTTTACAGTTATATGTTGTTTCATTCTAGATAGGGTGGTATCTCAGATGTtggatcaatataatccaagaccATACATTGCTTACCCCTGATCCCATGTTCTGTTTTGCTTCACTGTTCCAGACATAGTAATAGCTGATACATACAGTTGCCAATTCGTTCTGAGAAGTGATGCTCGTCATCTTAACCCGTGCATGAGTTCACAACTTATATCCATGTGTAAAATCATCATCTTTCCTGCAAGAATGTAGTAGTATCACCTCTGACTCTGTTTTGTCATTTCGTTTGACTGTTTGATCCAGTTGTGTTACAGACTTACAGTCACTTCTGATATCTGAACCACGTTCAAACCCATGTTCCAGGCTTTGAATCAATGCTTCgggttttttttttgtgtgtgttctttTGCCAGAAAAACATCTATGTAGAATGTGTAATTAGCTATTCCCGGCGTTTTTGCAGTTAAATTTGAATTGCAAAAACGCCTTATATTATGGTACAGAGGTAGTATGTTTTTGTAAATGAAATGCTTCTCTATGACACGCCTCTTTTCTTTTTGCCCCCTCTCAGGCCGCAAACTTCCTCAACATCAAGGGCCTACTGGACCTGACCTGCCAGACTGTTGCCGACATGATCAAGGGCAAGACCCCTGAGGAGATCCGCAAGACCTTCAACATCAAGAACGACTTCACgcccgacgaggaggaggagatccgcagGGAGAACCAGTGGGCCTTTGAGTAGAGGAGCATGTAGGCGATGCCATCCGCACTGGATGAACAATGCTTAGTATTAGTCATGTCTGCATTTTATCGCCCTTTTTTATGGTTGTTTTTGTCTATCCTACAGTCGGATGAAAAACAAATGGGTTTCAGTCATAGACTGAACCAAATCATGCATAAATTGGAGTCAGCCTTTCAAACAGTCTGCTACTTTATTTTGATCATTTACAGAAACTTCTACTGATCTGCAGATTGCTTCTTTGAATAGTACTCAACTTTGAAAGAGGATCCAACTAAGCAATCCAACACTTTGATAAAACATTGAAAAATCTCAGGCTTGTCAGCGTTGGGAGACTGAATGACTCCAACGAGTTGCTTCACTGTCTGAAGACAACAAAAATGAGAAACATGAAACTAGAGAGTAGTGCACTGCAAGCTGGTCAAAAGCACACTTTAAAAATCTCAGACTTCACAGAAAATGGAACGACCGACTAATGTTATGAAATAATAATGAAACTGAGAAAAGGCGCAATGTAAGAAATCCATCAATAGCACTgtaaaaaatcaaaataaataaaatgctcTGACAACAACCTGAACACACTAAAATCATATCAGAGCCCTTGTAAACAAAATACTTAtctctccgttcttaaatataagtttttttgaatatttcattatggactacatacgaaacaaaatgagtgaatctatatgtctatatacatctgtatgcttCGGTCCAAaggcatgttttctactagtgacaatGTCGCCGGCTGCAAGACGGCGGTCACGGAGGAAGGCACTCCACCCTTTAGGGAGGTACGATTTTGCTTCTGTGAGAGCCACGGTTGTGACACTTAAAAAAAACCTTAATTAACAATTTGGCGAAAACTGTGACCTCAATTATGGAATCGGATGGAGTAGTATGGGTCTCGAGTGACCTGTTGCACCATACAAATTGGCGACTGTTGGGCGTCATCCGGATGTAGTACCGTACGATCTGGGCATCATCTTCAGCCGACGATGCAAGTCAACGCAACTTGGTCTCCTTCCTTTGTCTTCTCATCGCCGCCACGACCATAGCACATACAAACTCCGCCGGACTCGCAGCAGGGCGGCGCCATGGCAGCACCGGCTCACAGCATAGTCGAAGAAGCCCGAGCCACCGTTGCAGCAAACGTCGCAGCCAACATGCCGCCACAACACCGGTTCACAGCACGACATCGTCGTTGCAAGCACCGGCTCGCGGCATCGTCGGAGCAGCTTAAGATGCCGTTGCAGCAAAACATCGCATCGGTTGGGCTGTCGTTGCAGCCGAGATGCCGCCGCAGCACCGGCTCACAGCACAATGGCGCCGTCGCAGAATTACCTCGCCGGGTTGCTGCATTAGCTCGTCGTTGGCCACCGCTGTGACTCCCCTCATCGCAACACCCACCGCTGTGACTCCCCTCATCGCAACACCGTCGCTTCCCTCGCCGTACCCGTCATTCACCTTGCAACGTCTTGTCGTGGTGCTTCTTCGTACGTCGTTGCAGCATAGCCGGCTCGCCGGAGTGCTACTCACAGCTCGTAGCACGGTGGCATCCTCACCGTAGCTCTGCCTTGTGCACGCACCACAACACGGGCAGCGTGCCGGCGTGTTCCTGCAGCTCCACCTCACACCACGCGTCAGAGCTTGTCGCTATCTCACGCAGCGCGGTGGTGCAGCTTGCAGCATTTGTGAAGCCTTACCGTTCTCTGTGGGACTTTATCACTCCATGGAAAGGAGCATGGAGTGCATCTCGTGTgtgagaaagaaaagaggataaggGAAATGAGAAGATGTTTTCAGG harbors:
- the LOC123410596 gene encoding ferredoxin--NADP reductase, leaf isozyme 1, chloroplastic-like, with translation MAAVTAAAVSLRAATTTSTSPSSAPQHSHCSFPSAARTVVSRRGALAIRAQAISTDAAAAAPVKEKKVSKKQEEGVVTNTFRPKEPYVGKCLLNTKITADDAPGETWHMVFSTEGAVPYKEGQSIGVVADGEDKNGKPHKLRLYSIASSALGDFGDAKTVSLCVKRLVYTNDAGEVVKGVCSNFLCDLKPGADVNITGPVGKEMLMPKDPNATIIMLATGTGIAPFRSFLWKMFFEKYDDYKFNGLAWLFLGVPTSSSLLYPEEFGKMKAKAPDNFRVDYAISREETNAAGEKMYIQTRMAEYKDELWELLKKDNTYVYMCGLKGMEKGIDEIMVPLAAKEGIDWIDYRKQLKKSEQWNVEVY
- the LOC123410390 gene encoding SKP1-like protein 1 is translated as MAAAGDAGEKRMVTLKSSDGEEFEVEEAVAVESQTIRHLIEDDCADNGIPLPNVNSKILSKVIEYCNKHVQAKPADAAGPGASDAPPPADDLKNWDAEFVKVDQATLFDLILAANFLNIKGLLDLTCQTVADMIKGKTPEEIRKTFNIKNDFTPDEEEEIRRENQWAFE